Proteins encoded together in one Telopea speciosissima isolate NSW1024214 ecotype Mountain lineage chromosome 6, Tspe_v1, whole genome shotgun sequence window:
- the LOC122663972 gene encoding glycine-rich cell wall structural protein 1.8-like, translated as MATHRVPSVLFFALVGLSICSAARVLLTFEEVTGSGYSVGHGIGGGSGYGGGVLGGYGGGGGGGSGGGTGYGAVGDQGPVGYGGGGGSGIGSGAGYGAGGDLGGGYGGGGGSGGGGGAGGGYGGGAGGENGGGYGGGERAGNGGGYGAGGEDGSGYGGGGGGGSGGGGGAGYGSGGAYGGGYGSGGESGGGIGGGAEGAHGGGYGGGGGAGGAGGSHGGYTNVP; from the coding sequence ATGGCTACTCATAGGGTTCCTAGTGTCCTCTTCTTCGCTTTAGTGGGCTTAAGCATATGCTCTGCTGCTAGGGTCCTCCTCACTTTTGAGGAAGTAACTGGTTCTGGTTATAGCGTTGGCCATGGCATTGGTGGTGGCTCTGGGTATGGAGGAGGAGTTTTAGGAGGctacggtggtggtggtggtggcggctcTGGTGGTGGAACTGGCTATGGAGCAGTAGGGGACCAAGGTCCTGTGGGatatggtggtggaggtggaagcGGCATTGGTAGTGGTGCTGGCTATGGAGCTGGTGGAGACCTTGGAGGTGGCTATGGAggcggtggtggtagtggtggcggcggcggtgcTGGCGGTGGTTATGGTGGTGGAGCTGGTGGGGAAAATGGTGGCGGTTATGGTGGTGGTGAAAGAGCAGGCAATGGCGGTGGCTACGGTGCTGGTGGAGAAGATGGTAGTGgttatggtggtggtggtggcggcggcagtggaggtggtggtggtgctggttaTGGTTCAGGAGGAGCATATGGAGGTGGCTATGGTAGTGGTGGAGAATCTGGAGGAGGTATTGGTGGTGGCGCTGAGGGAGCACATGGTGGTGGCTATGGTGGCGGAGGCGGAGCTGGTGGTGCCGGAGGTAGCCACGGTGGCTACACCAACGTCCCATGA